A genomic region of Macaca thibetana thibetana isolate TM-01 chromosome 14, ASM2454274v1, whole genome shotgun sequence contains the following coding sequences:
- the LOC126936428 gene encoding olfactory receptor 8K3 has protein sequence MEQHNLTTVNEFILAGITNIAELQAPLFALFLMIYVISVMGNLGMIVLTKLDSRLQTPMYFFLRHLALMDLGYSTTVGPKMLVNFVVDKNTISYYFCATQLACFLVFIGSELFILSAMSYDRYVAICNPLLYTVIMSQKVCQVLVAIPYVYCTFISLLVTVKIFTLSFCGCNVIRHFYCDSLPLLPLLCSNAHEIELIILIFAAINLISSLLIVLVSYLLILVAILRMNSAGRQKAFSTCGAHLTVVIVFYGTLLFMYVQPKSSHSFDTDKVASIFYTLVIPMLNPLIYSLRNKDVKYALWRTWNNLMFFFKVCTI, from the coding sequence ATGGAACAACACAATCTAACAACGGTGAATGAATTCATTCTTGCGGGAATCACAAATATTGCTGAGCTGCAGGCACCATTATTTGCATTGTTCCTCATGATCTATGTGATCTCAGTGATGGGCAATTTGGGCATGATCGTCCTCACTAAGTTGGACTCCAGGTTGCAAACCCCTATGTACTTTTTTCTCAGACATCTGGCTCTCATGGATCTTGGTTATTCAACAACCGTAGGACCCAAAATGTTAGTAAATTTTGTTGTGGATAAGAATacaatttcttattatttttgtgcAACACAGCTAGCTTGCTTTCTTGTGTTCATTGGTAGTGAACTTTTTATTCTCTCAGCGATGTCCTACGACCGCTATGTGGCCATCTGTAACCCTCTGCTATACACAGTAATCATGTCACAAAAGGTATGTCAGGTGCTGGTGGCAATCCCTTATGTCTACTGCACATTCATTTCTCTTCTAGTCACCGTAAAGATTTTTACTTTATCCTTCTGTGGCTGCAATGTCATTAGACATTTCTATTGTGACAGTCTCCCCTTATTACCTTTGCTCTGCTCAAATGCACATGAAATTGAATTGATAATTCTGATCTTCGCGGCTATCAATTTGATTTCATCTCTTTTGATAGTTCTTGTATCTTACCTGCTCATCCTTGTAGCCATTCTCAGGATGAATTCTGCTGGCAGACAAAAGGCTTTTTCTACCTGTGGAGCCCACCTGACAGTGGTCATAGTGTTCTACGGGACTTTGCTTTTCATGTACGTGCAGCCCAAGTCCAGTCATTCCTTTGACACTGATAAAGTGGCTTCCATATTTTACACCTTGGTTATTCCCATGTTGAATCCTTTGATCTATAGTTTAAGAAACAAAGATGTAAAATATGCCCTATGGAGGACATggaataatttaatgtttttctttaaagtttgtaCAATATGA